In Geobacter anodireducens, a genomic segment contains:
- a CDS encoding transcriptional regulator has product MRTVTLEISSREKISQRFLRAFEGKPQGDVISFESPELLFRVISGKRWDLLKIMTGAGPMTIREAARRMKRDVKAVHTDVHVLLNAGILQKTGEGLIVFPFDAVHVDFMLNAA; this is encoded by the coding sequence ATGCGTACCGTAACATTGGAAATTTCTTCCCGCGAAAAAATTAGTCAAAGATTCTTGCGGGCATTCGAAGGCAAACCTCAGGGGGATGTCATCAGTTTTGAGTCACCGGAACTCCTGTTCAGGGTGATTTCTGGCAAACGCTGGGACCTGCTTAAAATTATGACCGGCGCGGGGCCCATGACGATCCGCGAGGCGGCGCGCCGGATGAAAAGGGACGTGAAGGCGGTCCATACCGATGTGCACGTACTGCTCAACGCCGGGATACTGCAGAAAACCGGGGAAGGCCTGATTGTCTTCCCCTTTGATGCGGTGCATGTGGATTTTATGCTGAATGCGGCGTGA
- a CDS encoding arsenic resistance protein yields the protein MSRERLEENQIWLYAAALAVGAGLGLWRPAFGARLESAITPVLAVLLYGMFAQIPFLHLREAFANRRFTAALLTVNFIVVPVLVWLLSRLLPQSPPLLLGVYLVLLTPCIDYVIIFTHLGRGNARLVLASTPLLLLAQMLLLPVYLWLFMGDEAARVMSADPFLQAFFLLIVLPLGLALTTEFWAKRRRSGALWLEATAWLPVPFMALTLLLVVASQLGRIGEHLSLVVHVIPIYIAFMAVMPVLSRLVACAFRLDTQAGRALIFSSGTRNSLVVLPLALALPDTWVVVPAVIVTQTLVELVGELIYIRVVPSVIFREARRCGAASVKS from the coding sequence GTGTCTAGAGAGCGCCTCGAAGAGAACCAAATCTGGCTATACGCCGCTGCCTTGGCTGTCGGGGCGGGGCTTGGGCTGTGGCGCCCCGCCTTCGGCGCACGCCTAGAGTCTGCAATCACCCCTGTTCTGGCGGTGCTGCTCTATGGCATGTTTGCCCAGATTCCATTCCTTCACCTGCGTGAGGCATTCGCGAATCGGCGTTTCACGGCAGCGTTGCTGACGGTCAATTTCATCGTCGTTCCCGTGCTCGTCTGGTTGTTGTCGCGCCTGTTGCCTCAATCCCCACCGTTACTGCTCGGAGTGTATCTCGTTCTGCTCACGCCCTGCATTGACTACGTCATCATCTTTACCCATCTCGGTCGCGGAAACGCCCGGCTCGTTCTTGCCTCGACACCCTTGCTGCTCCTCGCCCAGATGCTCCTGCTGCCCGTGTATCTGTGGCTTTTCATGGGGGACGAGGCGGCACGGGTAATGAGCGCTGACCCGTTTCTACAGGCATTTTTCCTTCTCATCGTTTTGCCTCTCGGCCTGGCTCTGACAACCGAGTTCTGGGCCAAGCGCCGTCGCAGCGGCGCACTTTGGCTTGAGGCAACGGCGTGGCTTCCCGTGCCGTTCATGGCGCTGACTCTCCTGCTCGTTGTGGCCTCTCAACTGGGCAGAATCGGAGAGCATCTTTCCCTGGTAGTGCACGTCATCCCGATCTACATCGCATTCATGGCCGTCATGCCGGTTCTCAGCCGCTTGGTGGCCTGTGCGTTTCGCCTGGACACACAGGCGGGAAGAGCTCTGATTTTCAGCAGCGGAACCCGCAATTCATTGGTCGTGCTCCCCCTTGCGCTGGCCTTGCCGGACACGTGGGTTGTGGTGCCTGCCGTCATTGTCACCCAGACACTGGTGGAACTGGTTGGCGAGTTGATCTATATCCGCGTGGTGCCATCGGTAATTTTCCGAGAGGCAAGGCGTTGCGGTGCCGCGTCGGTAAAAAGCTGA
- a CDS encoding cupin — MGNELAAPETKGVTVKVLATVDLGPEIEGMAGRQLRMRMVTIEPGGVFGPVHDHRDRPGTVYILQGTITDHRNGVATDYGPGVGWPEDRNTTHWLENRGTIPAIEISVDIVRQE; from the coding sequence ATGGGCAACGAACTGGCGGCACCAGAGACGAAAGGTGTCACGGTGAAGGTACTTGCAACGGTTGACCTTGGCCCTGAAATTGAGGGCATGGCAGGACGCCAACTTCGGATGCGTATGGTGACTATCGAACCAGGAGGCGTCTTCGGCCCGGTTCATGACCATAGAGACAGACCAGGCACCGTCTACATACTGCAAGGAACGATCACTGACCATCGAAATGGAGTCGCTACGGACTATGGGCCGGGAGTGGGCTGGCCCGAGGACAGGAACACCACTCACTGGCTTGAGAACAGAGGAACTATTCCGGCGATAGAGATTTCGGTCGATATAGTCAGGCAAGAGTAA